The genomic DNA AACGCGCGGTGAGGAAGCAGGACGCGAAGTTTGCGGCGGAGGAAGACTTCATTCGGCGCAACATCGCGGGTCAGAAGACGAACCAGGCGAAAGGGCGGCGCCGCCGGCTCGAGCGAATGCCGCGCCTCTCGCCGCCGCCGGGTTCGGACGGCGCGATGGCCGTGGCGTTCGCGCCCGGCGAGCGTGGTGGTGATCAGGTCCTTGCCACCGAGCGGCTCGAAGTGCGCGTGGGTACTCGGCAGCTTCTCGCGCCATGGTCCGGCGCGCTGCGACGGGGAGATGTGGTCGGCCTCATTGGCGCCAACGGCGCGGGGAAGTCGACGCTGCTGCGCACCATTCTGGGCGAGCGGGCGCCCGACGGCGGATCGGTCCGCATCACGCCGTCGATCACCACCGCGTACTACCGCCAGGATCTCGGTGACGTCGATCCCGCCGCCACGCTGTACCAGCTGATCGCCGCGCGGCGTCCCGCGTGGAATCGCGGCCAGATCCAGGGCCATCTCGGCCGCTTCGATTTTTCCGGCGACTCGGTGCAGCGACGCGCGTCATCGCTGTCCGGGGGCGAGCGCGCCCGGGTCGCGCTGGCGCTGATGATGCTGCAGGAAGCGAATCTCCTCGTGTTCGACGAGCCGACCAATCACCTCGATGTCGAATCGATCGAGGCGCTCGAAGACGCCGTCGAGGAATACGAGGGCACGGTGATCCTCGTCACGCATGACCGGGCGCTGCTGACCGCGCTTGCGACACGAATCTGGTCGCTCGAAGGGGGAACGATCCGCGACTACCCCGGGAGCTTCGCGGAATGGGAGGCGGAGCGGGCCGCCGCCCGTCCCGCGGCGGCCGAAGCGAGGGCGCGACGCGCAGCCGAGGAGAAGCCGGCGCCGCCGCAGCGATCGGATGCCTCGCGGCGGCGGACGGCGGAACGGACGCTGGCCCAGGCGGAGGAACTGGTGGCGCGCAGCGAGGAGGATTTGCAGCGGCTCGAACGAGAGCTGGCCAATCCGGCGCTCTATCAGAACTCGACTCCCGCCGTCGATGCGAAGGCACTGACCGCGGCGCGCGACCGGGCGCGGCGCGCCCTCGACCAGGCGTACGCCGCATGGGATGTGGCGACCAAGGCGCTTGACGAGGGCTGATCGTTAGATTTCACGCCATCCCGGAGCGTGCCGATGACCACCGCGCCTCACCCCCTCGACGCTGCGCCCGATCGCGCCGGGAGCCGCACGCGCGGCATCCGGCGGCACGGCGTCCTGGTACGGGTCACGCACTGGCTCAACGCGCTCTTTCTGGCCGGGATGATCGCGAGTGGCCTGCAGATCTACGCCGCCTATTCCCATTTCGGCTATCACGGCAACACCTTCGGCGCGCCGAATCCCTTTGACGCGACGCGTTACAGCGTTCCCCATGCCGTCACGCTCGGGGGGTGGCTCGCCGGTGGCCTGCGATGGCATTTCACGCTGGCGTGGCCGTTTGCCATCACCGGCGTGGCGTACGTCCTCTTCCTGATCTTCTCCGGCGAATGGCGCGCGATTCTCTTCCGTCCGCGCGACATTCCCGCAGCATGGCAGATGACGCGATACTATCTCCGGTTGCGCCGGGATCATCCGCCGCAGGGGAAGCACAACGCCCTGCAGAAGAGCGCGTACACCGTCGTGCTTCTCCTGGCGATGCTCTCGATCGCGACCGGATTCGCGATCGCCAAGCCGGTGCAGCTCTCCTGGCTGACGGCGATCTTCGGCGGCTACGAGTGGGCGCGCTACTGGCACTTCGTCGCGGTATGGACGTTCATGGCGTTCATCGTGGTGCATGTGGTCGCGGTCTTCGCCTCCGACCCGGCGTCGCTTCGCGCCATCATCACCGGACGGTATCGCGGCAGGTTCACGGCGAATGAGTGATCCGCGCCCGCATCTCCCGCGCCGGGATTTTCTCCGCGCGATCGTCCCGGCGATTCCGGCGGCGCTTGCCGCGTGCGGCTGGGACGGCGGCCGCCGGCTGCAGCCGGTATTCAACCGCGTCATCGCCTTCAACAACCAGCTTGGCGAGGACCTTCAGGCGGTGACGCACCGCACCGCCAATCCGACGCAACCGCCGCGCGGCCAGATGCCGGCGTACTACATCTCGAAGCATCTGCCGCAGTTGAGTGATCCGGCCACATGGCGCCTCGAGGTTGGCGGGCTGGTCCGGACGCCGACGCAGTTCACGCCCGAGATGCTCGGCGCGCTGCCGCACATCAGCTATTCGGTGACCCATCACTGCGTGGAAGGATGGTCGGTGGTGAAATCATGGCGCGGCGTGCCGTTTTCGACGATCGCGGCACTGGTCGGTCCGACGTCGGGCGCGCGATATGTCCGGTTCGACTCGTTCGACGACAACTATATGAACGGTTGGGATATCGAGAGCGCGATGCATCCGCAGACGATTCTCGCCGATGGCTTCGAGGGGCATCCGCTCGGGCCGGAACACGGGGCGCCGTTGCGGCTCTATTCGCCGATCAAGCTCGGGTACAAGCTCACCAAGTATCTCACCCGCGTCACCTTCACCGATACGAAGCCGGGCGGCTACTGGGAAGACATGGGGTATCCCTGGTTCGGCGGCCTCTGATCAGCTGCGGCCGCGCCAGCGATCCCAGGCGCGGCGATCCTTCTTTCCCGGCTTGCCCTCCCGCTCGAATGCCGGCGCGAGGCGGAGTTGCTCGCGAAGCCGTTCGCGCGCGTCACGCGATTCGGGCGTCTCCTGATAGAGTGCCGACGCTGCCGCGGCCGATCCCCGGCGCTCCGCCGTCCCCGTGACCAGCAGCCGATAGTCGTACGGGGGGATCCGCAGCTGAACGGTATCGCCCGGGCGGACGGAGCGGGCCGGCTTGGCGCGGTCACCGTTCACATCCACCTTCCCGCCATTCACCGCTTCAGTCGCCGCCGAGCGGGTCTTGAAGAACCGGGCCGCCCATAGCCATTTGTCGAGGCGCACGCTCTCGTCGGACATCCATCAACTCTAGTCTGCCGTAGTGCTGGCCTCTACCACACACCATATTTCGGATCTTGACGTCCACCCCGCCATCCTCCGCTGTCGCCCACGAACCGAGCGGCGACCTGCCCGTTGCGACGCCGCAATCGGCGCGGGGACTCGGGCGTCTCTCGATTCCGGGTCCGCGGACGCTGCTGCGCGGGATCATCTTCGCACGACTGCTCCTGATGGCGCTCTCCCTCGGACGCGCGCTCGGTCCGATCCAGGGTCAGACCGACGCCGCGCTCGGATCGATCCTCGGTGTGATGCTGGTTGCGCTGCTCGCGTCGGCATGGCTGGCATGGCGGATCTTCCGGCGGCTCGCGACGATTCCGGGGCCGAGC from Gemmatimonadales bacterium includes the following:
- a CDS encoding ABC-F family ATP-binding cassette domain-containing protein; translation: MALISASGLGVSFGADVLFDDITFQIERGERWGVVGRNGTGKTTLMQLVIGSREPDRGVVARTPGMRVAVMDQYRDLGGARTVWDAAARGFAELLQLEHDLGAQAHAIGEMGDRVTPEMLDRYARDLERFEHGGGYEAAARVDAVLAGLGFDPVDAKTRDAETLSGGERGRLALAGQLAAPADLLILDEPTNHLDLATARWLEAYLHDLDEAVLLISHDRAFLDAVADHVLHFEGDTATPYSGNYQRFIVQRAERRMALERAVRKQDAKFAAEEDFIRRNIAGQKTNQAKGRRRRLERMPRLSPPPGSDGAMAVAFAPGERGGDQVLATERLEVRVGTRQLLAPWSGALRRGDVVGLIGANGAGKSTLLRTILGERAPDGGSVRITPSITTAYYRQDLGDVDPAATLYQLIAARRPAWNRGQIQGHLGRFDFSGDSVQRRASSLSGGERARVALALMMLQEANLLVFDEPTNHLDVESIEALEDAVEEYEGTVILVTHDRALLTALATRIWSLEGGTIRDYPGSFAEWEAERAAARPAAAEARARRAAEEKPAPPQRSDASRRRTAERTLAQAEELVARSEEDLQRLERELANPALYQNSTPAVDAKALTAARDRARRALDQAYAAWDVATKALDEG
- a CDS encoding molybdopterin-dependent oxidoreductase, producing the protein MSDPRPHLPRRDFLRAIVPAIPAALAACGWDGGRRLQPVFNRVIAFNNQLGEDLQAVTHRTANPTQPPRGQMPAYYISKHLPQLSDPATWRLEVGGLVRTPTQFTPEMLGALPHISYSVTHHCVEGWSVVKSWRGVPFSTIAALVGPTSGARYVRFDSFDDNYMNGWDIESAMHPQTILADGFEGHPLGPEHGAPLRLYSPIKLGYKLTKYLTRVTFTDTKPGGYWEDMGYPWFGGL
- a CDS encoding cytochrome b/b6 domain-containing protein, with amino-acid sequence MTTAPHPLDAAPDRAGSRTRGIRRHGVLVRVTHWLNALFLAGMIASGLQIYAAYSHFGYHGNTFGAPNPFDATRYSVPHAVTLGGWLAGGLRWHFTLAWPFAITGVAYVLFLIFSGEWRAILFRPRDIPAAWQMTRYYLRLRRDHPPQGKHNALQKSAYTVVLLLAMLSIATGFAIAKPVQLSWLTAIFGGYEWARYWHFVAVWTFMAFIVVHVVAVFASDPASLRAIITGRYRGRFTANE
- a CDS encoding RNA-binding S4 domain-containing protein encodes the protein MSDESVRLDKWLWAARFFKTRSAATEAVNGGKVDVNGDRAKPARSVRPGDTVQLRIPPYDYRLLVTGTAERRGSAAAASALYQETPESRDARERLREQLRLAPAFEREGKPGKKDRRAWDRWRGRS